A segment of the Panicum hallii strain FIL2 chromosome 1, PHallii_v3.1, whole genome shotgun sequence genome:
CCACTGGGAATGGGAATGGCCTGATGATTACTCCCTAAGCTAGCAAATTTGGAAATGTATGTGTGATGGGGTCATTTCCTTCACACAGAAAATGATATCTGAATACTGTTGGGGTTGCAGGAAGCCTTTACGGAATCAGTCCATCTTTTTAGATACTTAAACAAAGATGTCTTGACCTTTCCACCTTTTGAGGATATTGTTTTGATGTTAATTTAATGCTGAATATCACAAGCAACTTCAACTTCAGAACCTTCCTCAAGCTAGCTTTAATTTATTGGGAACAGCAATCTGACGAAAGAACGACAAAAGGTCTGATAAAGGTGTTCCCAGCACGTTATGCCGACTCATGTGAGCAAACCGTTCCAACGAGGAGACGATCATCAAGTGTCCAAGTTGCTTGCTCAATCATTCGATTGCCGACCAGTTCCCCCAACTAGATAAGTACTGAGTTATACACAAAACTTGATGAACAAATTAAATAAAATTCGTGAAGTTTATAGTAGAAGGTAGAAAGAGAAGTTCGTGTACAATGAATATGGCTGATGGTATAGCACTATGAATGTACATCCTATAATGAGGATCAGTTGCCGGATAATCCTTCGACAGGTCGATTATCATTTAATATATCAACTGCCAGATGAATCGAGCTAATCAACTGGCAATTAAGCCCCCCATTGATGATTAATGGCTGGCTGATAGCAGAGCCGCCGTTATACCGCCTGGCGGCCTTGTCGCCGTCGCTAACCTGCCCGCGCCGCGCCATTCCGGCGGCTCCACCTAGAGATGGGCTATTGGGCTGCGACGGCGATCGAGGCCCGGCCGTCGAAATGACAAAACTGCCCTCCAAGAGGACCGACCGACGAACCACCCACCCCGCGGACGCGGGCCTCTCACCAAACGCGCGTGAGGAGGCTGGCGAGCCGGCCCAGCCGGGCCCGGGCCCGCGGGCGCGGCAGCAGGTCGGACCGGCACAGCGGGCACGTCGCCCGGCCGAGGTCGATCCACCGGTCGATGCAGCCGCGGTGGAAGGCGTGCGCGCAGTTGCCCAGCCGCCGCACCTCGTCGTCCGCCTCCACCCTCTCCAGGCACACGATGCACGTCGGCGAAGCGGCCTCCTCGCCGCGGGACGCCgcgtgcccgccgccgcccggggacGCCACCACCAGCCGCTCGGCCACGTGCTCCCCGTACTCCATGGCGGGGAGCTGGCTCTTCACCTCCTCGGGCTTCGGCCCGTCTGCCGGGCCGCGCGAGACGTCGTCGTACGGGAAGGGGCAGAGCCCCAGGACGGCGAGCATCAGCAGGAAGGCGTCCCTGATGACGCTGAGCACCTTGCAGAAGACGATGACCGGCTTCGGCACGGCGAGGCAGTAGCTCACCAGCGGGAACCCCATGATGATCAACCGAGCTGGAGCTGGACGGGACCAAAGCAGAGAGCTATGCTCCGAGGCGAAAGCAGGGTGCTCTCTGAAATCTGGGTAGAATTCTGGCGGGACCGGGAGGAACGAACGGCAAGGTTCGCGAGAGGATATGGTGGCCAAGTCAGAGCAAGCAGGAGGGAGTCCCGCTGGTTATATAGGGCGAGCCGGGGCGGCCGGGCGCCGGGGAGGATGGAtgggggcgcggcggccgcggttTGCGGGACGCGGGTTGCTTTCACGCCGTTTCTGGTGGGATGGCGCGGGGGGGCCGTCCGGCCGGTGAGGGAAGGTGCGTGCACCTGCCGCGCCCGCCACCCCTGGGGGGTTTGCCGGTTGGAATGGGTTCCCGCCAGCGCCCGCGGCTTGCGCGGCGTGACGACCTGGCAGGCTCGTTGACGAGGCGAGGCCGCTGGCACCGTACTGCCCCGCCGCGCGCTTGACCCCGGGCGCCGGCCGAGGTGGCGCACGACGCGTCCACGGGCGCGGTGGGAACGTGCGACCTGCAGCCCCGCGTCAGCAGATTGAGGACTCGGAATGTTCGCCGTGGCGGACTCGGCGTCCGCTGCGTCGCCGTCGGCCGGACGTGGCTCGCATTGTTTACCCCACAGCTCGGCCGCGGCGCGTTTTCTGCGTGAGAAACGCCTGGCGAAAGTAACGCCGAGGATGGCGCGCACGTTTTGCTCGGCTCCTAGTGGGGCGACGGCTCAGATAGCTGGAAAAAGGCTCAGGGCTTTGTGTCACGGCCACACACGTGCTGACGACGTTGTCCGTTTGTCGAGAGAGAGCTGCACGTGTTGTGACTTGTGATGTCGCATACCACGAGACGAGATCGTGAGGCCGACGCCGCAAGCCATTCTCCTCTGCTTTCGATTCCTCCTCCTCCGTTCCAAACAGCCTCAGTTTCTGCCAAACGCTCGAACCCCATCCCCACCATGTACGAAAAAATCAGCAATACTTTATCTACTGGATAATAACAATACAGGTCCCAtgccaaaaagaaaacaaaaataGTAGCTGGCAGTCGTGCCGCCGGTGATGATCGAGTCGCTCTGATTGTTCCCGgaggccccgccgccggccgggcggcgggccACGGCGCACGTGTAGCGCCTGATCTTGGCGCGTACCGAGGGAGAGCCGATGGCCGGTGAGCCATCCGCCGTCGCGATTTTACTGTCTAAATTATCATTTGAAATTTTTTTCTTGTAAACATTAATTTCTACATATTTTTATATCATGTATATACTCTATAAATCtatttttattatttatctTTATCTAGCGAGAAATACGGAATTTAGGATAACTATATTTAAATAACCACCGTCTAAATAAACTGTTAGAGGATCAAAATCTCTATTTCTAGCGGAGAGTCTCTTGGTGTTGTTGGCGTTGCTCTtaggcgtggcgcgcgcgggcacATGGCCTCCGTCCGTTAGCTGGGAGGCCCCTGTCGCGGCGGGGGGCAGGCTGCGCGCCGGCGGCGTCAGCGGCAACCCCCTGCAACCAATCAGACCCGGCCGGTGGAACGCGTCATCCCTCATGCCTCGTGCGAGCGCGTGCTGCGTGCACGCTTCGGCTCGGCGGCTGCCTGCTGGCCAGTGCCCATGCCGGGGTTCCGTTTGGGTCTGCTCCGGCACATGGATTCCAGAGGAGTTTGGCAGCCGCGCCGCCCATGGAAGACCCACAGGGTTCAGAGCGTCAAGAGCAGCGATCCGCAATCAATGAGCTGAGAAATGGTGCCGAATCTCCCAGAATTGTAGTGTGGTCAAGCAATCGAGCCCCATGCTTATCCGTGGACGGCCGAAAAGGCAGAAACAAGATGGGAACTGCGACATGGAAAGGTCCCAACTCCCAAGTCGGATGGGAGATGGACGGCAGCTCAGAAAGACGTACTGCGACCCACGAGAACATTCAGGACTTCAGGCTATTCTTTCGtgtattttttttctcgaacaaaCTGCGGTGCTGCAATGTAAATGGAAGTAAATAGAGGGAATTTTAAGTCTTATAGGGCTAGAGTGCTGTCAGTTTGGCAGAGCCAAAATAGAGTGAATTTAACTCAGCTTGTTGTCTGAAAGTTCGACGGCCCATGGAAACAAGCCACGTTAAAAAATGCGGGAGTTTTCCATATGTAAAAGAATTCCACTGTCCTATGAACTTTCTTGTAAAATTCCACGACAATCTATATTCTGTGTGTGCACTTCTTCCCTTTGGCCGTGGATAAGTTAAGAACGTCTTCTATTTGCTCCCAGAATCCGATCACGTCACTACACTTCAGATCACAGCCTTAAAAGCCTCACAGGGTTTTCAAATTTCTAACAAATAACTTTCAACATCAAATTTCAGCTAGGCTCTTTCCTCAACATTTTTCTTCATAACCCCCTGTTCATTCTTCAACATAATTGGAAGGTATTATCACATACCTGAATAAGAATTAAAAATGCTGATAAACCCGATGAGAATGTGCGAATGGTTTTCTTTTCAAGGCCAACACGATGAGAATGTGCGAATGGTTTTCTAATCCATTTAGGAACCAGTGCGGCAATGCGTCAAAGCTAGCAGCTCTATATTTCTACATCGACAGGAAGTTCAGAGATAAATCCACTAATACATAGCTTTTGTTGAGGTTTAACACAGCGAGTTCATTCCTTGCTGGCCAAATAGGCGgcagccaagaaaagatactatTATTTGGTTGCCGTAGCTTAGCAGAATGGCTGCTTCTGGTGTTAATGGCGTATCATATACGTCAAGAGGTCCGCCAACACAATATGCATATAAGCTGATGATTTCGAAAGTCCCATGGCTCCACCGAATCGAGCTTTCATCAGAACAATTCTGCATTATAAGAAGTGGGTTTTCATGTCAAATATATAAACGGATATCAATTAATAAATATATATTGGATATACATTAATAGGAACACCTTTGTTTTAGTGGATTGATAGGAACATTAAGGCAAAGGATAGCTCGAGATAAGTTCTTTAGAACAATAGTCAAAACTTAAACCACATGATCAACTTTCACAACAATGTTCAATCTTATGAAAGTTGATCCTACAATATATATACAGTCATTATTGATACCTGTTTACAGCAGAAAAACAGATTCTAATATCGCTAGCAACAGTTGCTAGTAGCAAAGACTGAGAACAGTATAATAACAGTATTCTGGTGGTAAAGAATTACCATGTAAATGCTACATATAAAAAATCAAAACGTGTTTTGCATCAGAAAATAGCAAGCTAGCCTAGGAACTAGTAAAAAACTGAGAAAAGGGCAAGACGGTTGAATTCTGTAAGAGAATAGATGATTAGTGTCAGTAGCTTTATAATCATAGCCTCAAATGGAAGTCCTTCGGAacagaagaattacaagcaaaatagttatttttgaaattttttcACTCCCATCAGTCTCTTTATCATATATATAGTTTGTGTTTTAATGCCTGAATTATGATCTTGAGTAGTGTCGTTTATCTAATATGGTTATGAACAGATCCTGAAATTTCGAGTTAAGACTAACAATATAAATTTTCACCTGATCCTCTACAGTGTTAGGAAAGATGCATAGCATAGTGGCCCAGCTACAGGATGCAATGTAGAACAAGGCAGGTCTCCGCTGAAGCACTTGCACGCTAATTGACATTATGGTTCAGTTGTTGTCTGAACCATTTACCTTTGTTGACTTGAGCTCGTACAATACTAATTGAACTTGTCTTTGTATATAGGTGAACATTTTAAGTTTCAAAAAGTGGGCTCAATGAAACGGTATATTAGTATTGAGAACTGACAATGTAGATTGCTGATTTGTTACTGTCCAGTTGGCTATTCTAAGTTCCAGATGTAACCGTCACATAAAAATGAACTTGCTCCAAATCTTGACATTTTATCACCATACATATTCTAAATACTAGCAATCAGTAGCCAATCATTCACATAAAAAAAGAAGTAGCTCATGGATGATGCATCAGAAATTGCATGGATGCACAGAACAGCGACTTTGAAGCTTTATTAGAACCGATCGAATTAGGCTACTGTCAGTTTCAGATATTATGGTAACATCATTAGAATTAGCTCTGTATGATTCCTATCTATCAGATTGTACAATCCCAAGACCTCACACCAATGTGCACAATTGTCTTCAGTTAAATTTTAAGCACATCGACATAAATGGACAGAAAAAAATAGAAATGGAAATGTCAAACCACATATCACCATTGTACCAACCTTGTCAGACCCTGAGAAGCTGGACCTTGTTCTCAAATGCGATGGCCATCCAGTCTGGGTGGGCGGCCGCCCACTGAAGCTGGTTTATCTCGGCGCCTGCATCGTACACTAGCACAGGATCAATACCCTCTGCAGGcacagccgccgccggtgccggcgCTGGCGCCGTCTCGGGCAGCTCCCAGATCAGTGCCTGCCCGTCGTCCCCAGCCGAACAGAGATGCCTACTGGCCTGCGGCGCCCACGCGACCGCGTTGGCGCAAGCCCGGTGCCGGTGCAGCTCGGCCACAGGCACCCCGGGCGCGCGTATGTCGAGCACGACGACGGCGTTGCTGTCCATAAGCAGCGCGGCCATGTAGCGGAGGTCAAATCGGTTCCACGCCAGTCTGAGGAGCGGCGTGTCGGGGCGTGGGCTCTCGTAGACGATGGTGGAGTGCTCCTTGTCCCGGAGGTCGAAGACGCGGACGGAGCCGTCGGCCGAAACAGAGGCGAAGACCCCGGCCTCGCCCCAGGCGATGTCGTGCACGGCCTTGTCGTGCGCGATGAGCTGCGTCTCGACGACGCCGCGGTCGATGTCCCAGACGGTGCAGGTGGTGTCGATGGAGGCGGTCCCGATGCGGCGGGGCTCGATCTCATTCCAGTCGAAGGAGGTGAGGGGCGCGGAGAACTCGGAGGAGGCCTTGCGGTTGTCGAGGACGGAGcggagctcgggcggcggtgcggAGGCGGAGAGGTCGTCGAGCGGGGCGTGCCAGATGCGGAGCGTGTCGGCGGAGGATGCGAGGAgggagggcgcggcggcgcgggggttgAACTGGAGCTTGGTGGGCGGGTAGGGGTGGTCGAAGGAGAGGGCGGGGAGCGCGcggaaggaggcggcggaggggcggacgGGGTCGAAGGAGAGGAGGGAGACGCGGTTGTGGAGGTCCTCGAGGAAGCTGCCGGAGGCGAGGACGGGCGCGGTGGGGGAGAAGGCGAGCGCGTAGATCGAGTGCGGGAGCTCGCAGGTGAAGGCGTGCGGGTTCGGCGTCTCCGACCCCGCCGACGAGGCGGACGTGGACGGCGGCTTGGGGAGGTCCATGGAGGGGGAGTCGGGTGGATTGATCTGGTGGCGGAGCTGGAAGGGGACGATCGTGCTGGGACTCGGGGAGAGATGATGATAAGCTGGAAGGGGGTGGGGACGCGAACTCCCTCGGGAAGATGATGGTTCAACGCGCGCGTGCGAGCGACAGGTCTACGGCGGCCGGGGACCGGGGTTGAACGAGTACGGGCGGCGCCTGCTCGACGGCGCCACGGCGGGGCTGTGGCTGGTGGGATGGGGAGCCAGGGGCGAGACAGGTCAGCCGTCGTCTGGTCAAAAGTTTGTTGCGATGCTTGATAGGCTGCTTGCTAGCAGTAGCACACGCAGTCCACGGGTCTGCTGGTGGCGGACTGGAGGCACCGGGATGCGATGCGGTCGTCGCGTGCACGTCCGTCCTCTCTGGACGGAGTCGTCTCAACTCTCGAGTCTGCGTCCATGACGCGAGTGGAGCAACACCCTTCTCCACCGGCAgtggaggtccggggatcagcCGGCAGCTGGAAGTCCAAGCAGCTGACGCGCACACAATGTTATCACAATCATCTCTCTTTTTGCCCAAACGGCACCACTTACCACCAGTCATGGCGTCGAACAGACGTAGCCTCACATCGTCCAACAGCCCGAAGCCTACTCCAAGCTGATGATACTACCTAGCATTTCCTCACTCAATACAGCAAACAAGCATATGAAACATGCAGGTCAGAGAAACAAACCACAGGATGGGCATAACTAAACATCTGCGCCACTTGATAGAGCTTGTTCTACTAAAGCAGAAAGGCTTACAAGAACCGTGAGTCTTTAGAGGATTCGCTGCTTGAACAACCAAGCATCAATTGTTATTGTATCCTGGCAAGTCAAAAATCTCAAGGGTACACCGCTCTCACGAGCGATCTTTGAGATCACAATGTGGTCTTAGCGCTGGGAGCTGAACAATGCCCGGCTGACAATACCGGTGGCCTCAATGTAGCGATCAACACAACGTGATATGCAGCTGCTCTCGCTTCCGCTCAAGCTTGATCCTGGCTTGGTCACGCACTTTTCAAAGCACTTGTTCCCCACGGTCTGCAGAGACAATCAACATAACTCCATGAGTTTCAGAGAAGGAATTTAGCACCATGTGAAGCAGGCAATCAATTTCCTATATATCGTCTAGTCTTTTCATGTGTAATCTTTGCTTCCTTCAGTCTGTGGAGCCAGTCAACATCATTCTGAACTTAAGAAAATAGATGTCGCATCATGTGAAATAGACAAGCAATTTCCTAAATACATCGATTTGATCTTTTCTTTGTATCCTTGTTTCATATACAACAAATCAAGATCGGTGGGCACCATGTTTACACGGTTGTGAATGCTTCAAAGCAGAGAAATAGCTTTCAAATTCCTCTAATCAGTTGATGAGCATCAGAACTCATAGCATGACACAATGCgaaaaaaaaataataaaatgaCACAGCAACAAGGTAGAAACTTCAGGCTTAGATACTTCTTGCCATGTCATCCTTTCAGACCAAAAGTACTGCCTGAATAAAAACTACATATACCCTATTTAAGTCAACAACTCAAAGAACAAGGCTAAAACAAGTTGAGACTATAATGGACAGAGGCAAACAGACTCAGAGATGCCTTTGGCTGCAAGGGTTTCCAAGTATCAGAAGTTGACTTGTGGAGCAATTGGCTACTAAACAAATTTGGGATCTCATAACGCTTGGGCTTCCTTTTGTTTATAGGTTTGCGTGCGCAGTTTGGAAGATGCAGAACAAAATGTCAATTGGAAAGAAAATTTCCTAACAAACCAATTGATGTTTTTTTCTACGGGAATTCGACAAGACAGGTGGAAGAGAACATCATGCCACAGCTACACTGGATGAATGATCTTGTGCCAACTGTGGGTAGATATATCGACTCTCTGAGACTGGAGATCAGTCATTTTAAGGTTAACTAGTTCTGGAAGATGTAGAAAGGTTGGTGGTTGTTAGTTTGTGTGGTTGATGTGAGGCCATCTGGCAAAACACGTCTTTGTTTTATGCTCATGGGGGACCTGTTCCATGTTCTCGTTAAAAATAGGCTGCCACAATGCTCGTAGGTTTGGTTGGTAACCCTGGGTGTAAAAAGAATGCTGTGAAACTCCTTAGTGCCTTTCAGTGTAAGCCGAGAAATTACCGTCTCTTATCTAAAAGATGGAAAACACAGAGACAAAGAAAGTAAGCAGCACATTTATGCAGAGCATGTATAGAAAACAAACAGAATACAGAACATCACCGTAGGCAAGGGAGGACAAGCATATGCGCATGCACATGAATGCAGCACTTGAATGTATGAAGCTCAAATCTGCAATCTAAATTAGTAAGCATATGAATTTCGTCAAGCAAAGCAACCCAGTTTACCGTATATCAATTGAGTGCAGTAATGTGTACTTCAACTCAGGTATATCAACATGTATAATACGGTATTATTTATCAATCCTACATTAGAAGATCGTTCAGCCACATCCTTCATGCATATTTGGACTAGATGCAAATCATATAAATAGATTGTCATCTTTATATGCTATAGAATAAGGTTCAGAACAGCAGTTATGACTGGAAACGTAAAATCCAGATGATGCAGCCCAAGCCAGGTTTTAAGCAGAGCTAAGCAGTTTGTGGGGTGTGCCTAGAGCCTAGATGGCAACTACGTGGACTAGGCAGCCTCCTAGGCGATTTAGATGATAGAAACTTAGACAGGACGGTGAACCCTTCCCTTGGCAGGCTAGGCAGCCATTTTTTAGGTGGCTCTAGGTCTGACCGTGAGTGCTACTTCCAGCTGAAAAATGAGAGGAAGCTGAAAAATCGACAGGGATTCAACCAGGAACCAGCTGCTACCTGTCTGATTACCAGCTCCCATAATAGTTCTGGCTACCAAAGGTGGTCGCTATAGAATAAGATTGCTTTACCATCTCCAGACTAATTTTCAAATCTACAGGTGCCTAAGACAAGGATAAACTGAGTTATATGAAACAAAATTAAGCTGTGTTACCCCATCAACTAGGTGTTCAATTCAATAAAATACAAGGATGAACCTGATTAATCTCTTAACTAGTAAACTTGAATGAGCTGCTGACTGCTCAAAACTTAAAGCTTCTATACTACTTTTTCCGTAACAATATTCAGTTTTCTGCTGCATTCATGACAGAGGCTTAAATGCAAGGATAAACCAACTTATTGGAAACAAAATTAAACTGTTTTGCCCATAAATTAGGTTTTCAATTAAATGAAATAACCCGCAATTAATCTCGTTATTAGTAATGAGCCGCTGACTGCCCAAATCATTTCCAAACCCTTTTTCCTTAACAATCTTCGGTTTTCTGCTTGCATTCATGATAGGACATGGATTCTGCATTTTCTGTGCAACCATTATAGCTAAACCACTCTCAAGGTCAATAATATATCGAATCTAACAACAAAGTCACCAGTCCACTCCTTATCAATTACTACAACAAAAGAGGCCCTAAACAAATATTTGTTCCCCCTCAGGATAATCCAGCAATTAGCAAGCAGAATCAAACCAATCATACATATTAGCTCCAACCATCAGCAAAGGGACAACAAGAGAAGGGAAGATTGCAGGGGATCTGACCTCTAGAAACTCCTGCGCGTATGCCTGGGCGAGCTGCGCCTTGATCTGCTCCATAACGGCCTCCGGGTTGGGGCTGGAACCTGACGACGACAGCGAGGGCGACGAGAAGGAGTCCATGGCCGCGCGCTCGCCTTGCTTTCCCTCCAAGTCGTGCGCGGGCGATCGGTGGCTGGTTACTGCGCGCTCTCCGTCGAAGAGGATTTTTGCCGGCACGGCTGGTGGTTATACGGCGCTGGGGCGGCGGGGGAGTAGGGGAGCAAAACCCTAGCAAGATGATCGGTTTCCGTGTGAAAAAAGAAAGGTCCGGCCCACCTTCACCAAAAGGCTCGGCCCAATACGTATGCAAGACCCATAAGGCCTATGGACTTCTTGGTGTGGGTAGGCGAAGGCCGGCCGGCCTATTCATCAGATGTATAATGGGCCTCATCAGGAGTCGAATTCAGATGCTCGCACCAAGTCACCAACACTGCTGCCTTCGCCTCTATCATCTACTCCTTTTGTcttcctcaaaaaaaaaatgtacTCCTTTTCTCTGAAGATTCTTGAGCAATTTTGTAACAATGGAATTCAGAAATCAATTAGTGTGTAAATTCTAATGTTCAGATTCAGAAAAAGTCTAGATAATCAACTATTATTAAGCGGTCGCTCCATACATCAGCTTGTGCAGGTGCGGTAAAAGAGGCCCTAAACAGCACGCTGAAATTAACCGCGCGCGCATGAGTATGCACTGGTAGGGTAAACATCGCTGCCGCCTGCCCGCCGGTCATACGCCTTCGCTTCTACGGCGGCTGGCAAAGCCTGCGTGGCTGTCCTCGCAGGGGCCCTGCCCCTGCCGCCACCTCGAGCCATCCAAATGCAACGCCCAATCGTCCTGTGTGCAGCTGGCTATGCAGAGCAGAGAGCATGGGGACGACGGGCGACGTCATCTCCAGTCTCCTCATGGCAACAGCAAACGCCGAGCATCCGCCAGCAGGCAGGCAGGCTCCACCCACGGGTCACCGTTGCTACGCAGGCAGAGGCGCAGCCGGCCAGCAACCGGCGCTAGTTACACTTACACCTCGGTGTCACAGCGATGATCTGCGACGAGCACGCTGCTCGCCGCCCAGGTTTGCCTGCCGCCTGCTGCTCTGCTGGGCTCCGCCTCCGCTGCAGCACTGGGCCGACCCGGCCGCCGGGTTGTTCTGCCGATGGGCGGCCCAACGGATAACTGTGCCATGCTCATTGTCACCGCCTAGATATGGGACGAGCCGATGGGGCCCACTCGCTCCATCCACCGGCTGAGCCGTCGTTTTCGAGCTAGCAAAGGCAGACGGATGGGGGGCTTCCATTCGGACATCACCcatcccttctccctctccatTCCGCATGCACTCTGTCGATCAAGGTTTTCGGATTTGAAACCGGAAAAATTTCGGTTGCCATCAAAATAGGCTAATTTTGGAAAATTTGAAAATTTCGGACTGGGATTCAATTGTTTGACTGGTCAACGAATTTATTTTTAAATAAAATATGGATAGAACTTAATGGAAATATGGGTATTGATCACTCCTGTAGTAGAGGTGAAGAGACTTGAGGAGATATGATGAGAAACTAAGGAGAAAGATGGTGAAATCATAGAGTGAGAGAGGTAAAAAAAGAGATCTATAATTAAAGTTTATTTATGGTTTTTATACATAGAGGAGTACGCGGACTGATataaaaattcaacttcaacCAAATTTTTAAGACAATTCGATTTAATTTCGGTCCATTTCGGTGAAATTCAATCATTTCGGATCGAATCCCAAAAACCATGCTGTCAATTTCGTCTCCCAGCAGGCCGCCTTTGCGCCCGAACGAACGGAGCCCTTTACAGACTTTCTCATCCTTTTCGACCAGCGCGTGGCGAGGCGGCGCCATCATGCTCATGCCGTTCGTGCGCTCGTAGGGCTCGTCCGCACTTGTCTGCAACTCATATGCGTGGTCTACCGACTATCATAATCATATGCTGCGCGTGGCATCAATCAGTGTCCGTGTCGGGCTCATCATGGCTGAGTTGATCTGCGTGCGGCGGCGACACAGACAGACAGACAGACAGAACACACACGATTCGATCAATTCCAGTGCTCTCTGGAGAAGAAATGAAGAATCCCCGGCCAAAGGTCGATTCCTCGGTTCGTGGATGAGCACGACCGGCCGTGACAGCAATGCGGTCGAGATGGGATGGGATGTCTCCTGTTCTAGATGCCGCGATGCATGCAGCTAGCACTAGCACATGTCCAATCAAGGATCGGAGCCAAAGGCGACCAGCAAAGCGGCCGGCGGACAGCGTCCAAGTCTCCTCCTACCTTCGGCAGCGACAGTTGCCGGGAGGCCGCCGGCCGGAGCCCGCGCGCCTTCACGTGAGTGCTCCTTCTCTCTCTTCGACATCCTCATCAGCTCCCGCACCACC
Coding sequences within it:
- the LOC112872486 gene encoding probable E3 ubiquitin-protein ligase ATL45 codes for the protein MGFPLVSYCLAVPKPVIVFCKVLSVIRDAFLLMLAVLGLCPFPYDDVSRGPADGPKPEEVKSQLPAMEYGEHVAERLVVASPGGGGHAASRGEEAASPTCIVCLERVEADDEVRRLGNCAHAFHRGCIDRWIDLGRATCPLCRSDLLPRPRARARLGRLASLLTRVW
- the LOC112896757 gene encoding protein TRANSPARENT TESTA GLABRA 1, which translates into the protein MDLPKPPSTSASSAGSETPNPHAFTCELPHSIYALAFSPTAPVLASGSFLEDLHNRVSLLSFDPVRPSAASFRALPALSFDHPYPPTKLQFNPRAAAPSLLASSADTLRIWHAPLDDLSASAPPPELRSVLDNRKASSEFSAPLTSFDWNEIEPRRIGTASIDTTCTVWDIDRGVVETQLIAHDKAVHDIAWGEAGVFASVSADGSVRVFDLRDKEHSTIVYESPRPDTPLLRLAWNRFDLRYMAALLMDSNAVVVLDIRAPGVPVAELHRHRACANAVAWAPQASRHLCSAGDDGQALIWELPETAPAPAPAAAVPAEGIDPVLVYDAGAEINQLQWAAAHPDWMAIAFENKVQLLRV
- the LOC112896767 gene encoding mitochondrial import inner membrane translocase subunit Tim13, which gives rise to MDSFSSPSLSSSGSSPNPEAVMEQIKAQLAQAYAQEFLETVGNKCFEKCVTKPGSSLSGSESSCISRCVDRYIEATGIVSRALFSSQR